The Apis cerana isolate GH-2021 linkage group LG12, AcerK_1.0, whole genome shotgun sequence genome window below encodes:
- the LOC107993260 gene encoding LOW QUALITY PROTEIN: S1 RNA-binding domain-containing protein 1 (The sequence of the model RefSeq protein was modified relative to this genomic sequence to represent the inferred CDS: deleted 1 base in 1 codon) → MKRNARQISRKVKVIISSDSENEFGNISSDENYIPEKVSKTIKKKKKSIIKNKKKKNNDLTTYGNEHTIIQLENEKAKIEHINITESTDKILEKIQNKNIKIKEKEIQDFNRENIKQVLKKNTNFNSTEFKEWTDIDYISEMNNVEKHIAENIVKLFNNDNTIPFIARYRKDMTGGMEPDKLRALKESFDHAKMIKQRANTILKAIDKLGQWSPDVHFAIISAKCLDDLEHIYSLFKPSSKRTLAEKAKDLGLGYISDLLLQGQELPPLSSIIDSKKNGLKTEQQILDGIIHITADIINKNKTIFDKVKELQNESIIKIQSTECKSKNKSVDTKEKNMHRKYETYYDFNTNNRYIKPHQILAINRGEAQKILTIKIILPDFFEREFKIYCYKYYRIVMIVSKLHSKLLNDSIDYAYTKFIKPLVIRRVRSEMKRKAEIASIEVFVNNVKQLLLTPPVRGKIILGIDPGFSHGCKLAVISEQGDVLETGVIYPHRNIEKAYNESANVLVNLVTKYKATILALGNATACRETEMFINKLIKSNSFESLDVSYAIVDESGASIYSCSPEAKSEFPKLDMNLISAISIARRLQDPLAELVKIEPKHLGVGMYQHDLPEKQLLTSLNEVVSEVVSFVGIDVNTASQCLLKRVAGLNVSRANNILEWRSEFGPFRNRQQLMDVKGIGSKVFEQCIGFIRILPETSMIDNSKKLRSIKKSKQAIKAEYNLLDQTWIHPESYKIAENFLKYYNIDLKNLGTTEFIEKVKLYAKEGFTTLAEKFGTNKTTMEIIIKGLSMKKDEDIRLKTCSPLFRKSMLGINDINVEMLLTGAVRNITHFGVFVDIGAGKDGLIPTKWLKNFTVSIGQRVKVKVLSIDLERNRINLELIDIL, encoded by the exons atgaaaagaaatgcacgacaaatatctcgaaaagtaaaagtaattatttcaagcgattctgaaaatgaatttggaaatatttcaagtgacgaaaattatatacctgaaaaagtatcaaaaacaattaaaaaaaaaaaaaaatcaattataaaaaataaaaaaaaa aaaaataatgacttGACAACATATGGTAATGaacatacaataatacaaCTTGAAAACGAGAAAGCAAAAAtagaacatataaatattacagaatCAACAGATAAGATTTTagaaaagatacaaaataagaatataaagataaaagaaaaagaaatacaagattttaatagagaaaatattaaacaagtattaaaaaagaatacaaattttaattctacagaatttaaagaatggactgatatagattatattagtGAAATGAATAATGTTGAAAAACATATAGCAGAGAACATTGTAAAGCttttcaataatgataatacaaTTCCATTTATTGCAAGATATAGGAAAGATATGACTGGTGGTATGGAGCCAGATAAGCTACGAGctttaaaagaaagttttgaTCATGCCAAAATGATTAAACAACGTGCTAATACTATATTAAAAGCTATTGACAAATTAGGACAATGGTCACCTGATGTACATTTTGCGATTATATCTGCTAAATGTTTGGATGATTTAGagcatatatattctttatttaaaccaTCATCTAAACGAACATTAGCAGAAAAAGCAAAAGATTTAGGTTTGGGATATATAAGTGATCTTTTATTGCAAGGTCAGGAATTACCACCattatcttctattattgATTCTAAGAAAAATGGACTTAAAACTGAACAACAAATTCTAGAtggaattatacatattacagcagatattataaataaaaataaaacaatatttgataaaGTTAAAGAACTTCAAAatgaatctattataaaaatacaatctaCAGAATgtaaatccaaaaataaatctgttgataccaaagaaaaaaatatgcatagaaaatatgaaacatattatgattttaatacaaataatagatatattaaaccTCATCAAATACTAGCTATTAATCGTGGAGAAGCACAGAAGAttcttacaataaaaataattttacctgatttttttgaaagagaatttaaaatttattgttataaatattataggatAGTCATGATAGTATCAAAATtacattctaaattattaaatgatagtATTGATTATGCTTatacgaaatttattaaaccatTAGTAATACGACGAGTAAGAagtgaaatgaaacgaaaagcaGAGATAGCATCTATTGaagtttttgtaaataatgttaaacaaTTGCTTCTTACTCCACCTGTACgtggaaaaattatacttgGGATAGATCCAGGATTTTCACATGGTTGCAAACTAGCAGTAATTTCAGAACAGGGAGATGTACTTGAAACAGGTGTAATTTATCCccatagaaatatagaaaaggcTTATAATGAATCTGCTAATGTTTTAGTAAATTTAGTTACTAAATATAAGGCAACAATTTTAGCATTAGGCAATGCTACAGCTTGTAGAGAAAcagaaatgtttataaataaactaataaagtCTAATTCATTTGAATCATTAGATGTTTCATATGCAATAGTTGATGAATCAGGAGCATCTATTTACAGTTGTAGTCCAGAAGCAAAATCTGAATTTCCAAAATtagatatgaatttaatttctgcTATTTCTATAGCAAGACGTTTACAAGATCCACTTGCTGAATTAGTAAAAATAGAACCCAAACATTTAGGTGTAGGAATGTATCAGCATGATTTACCAGAGAAACAATTGTTAACATCATTAAATGAg gtTGTTTCAGAAGTTGTAAGTTTTGTAGGAATTGATGTAAATACTGCATCACAATGTCTTTTGAAAAGAGTTGCAGGTTTAAATGTATCTcgagcaaataatattttagaatggaGATCTGAATTTGGCCCATTTAGAAATAGACAACAACTAATGGATGTGAAAGGAATTGGAAGCAAAGTATTTGAACAATGTATtggatttattagaatattaccAGAAACATCAATGATTGACAATTCAAAAAAACTCAggtctattaaaaaatcaaaacaggCAATCAAagcagaatataatttattagatcagACTTGGATCCATCctgaatcatataaaatagcagaaaattttttaaagtactaTAATATTGACTTAAAGAATCTTGGAACTAcagaatttattgaaaaagtaaaattgtatGCTAAAGAAGGATTTACTACTTTGGCAGAAAAGTTTGGTACAAATAAAACAActatggaaataataattaagggTTTATCTATGAAAAAAGATGAGGATATACGATTGAAAACTTGTTCTCCTTTATTTCGGAAAAGTATGTTAggtattaatgatataaatgtgGAAATGTTATTAACGGGTGCAGTACGGAATATTACACATTTCGGAGTATTTGTAGATATTGGAGCGGGTAAAGATGGACTTATACCAACGAAatggttaaaaaattttacagttTCAATAGGTCAGCGTGTGAAAGTAAAGGTTCTTTCAATAGATTTGGAGcgtaatagaattaatttagaattaattgatattttataa